Proteins encoded within one genomic window of Triticum aestivum cultivar Chinese Spring chromosome 2D, IWGSC CS RefSeq v2.1, whole genome shotgun sequence:
- the LOC123050539 gene encoding BTB/POZ and MATH domain-containing protein 1-like, with protein MAAPQRPTSATTASVCVPDTARGTHVFTVAGYRLHKGLGVGNFIRSATFAVGGYDWCIRYYPDGDANKDYISICVELQSKESVQSSFPAFDSRHSCVKNSHVKGQSIFMQRDLLEASPYLKDDCIVIESDVTVLLKKIPAVATATTKTPEIEVPPSDLSNNLAKLLEGKKGADLMINVSGETFHAHKIVLAMRSPVFEAELYGPMAMCGTEKQCIEIVDMQPAVFGAFLHFIYTDSLPAMDDLLDRHDKREVIRHLLVAADRYAMDRLKLMCEAILCKGLDAESVVATLALADQHRCSKLRDACIEYIKLFC; from the exons ATGGCGGCACCGCAGAGGCCGACATCGGCGACTACGGCTTCGGTGTGCGTCCCGGATACGGCGCGGGGCACGCACGTGTTCACGGTCGCCGGCTATAGGCTGCACAAGGGCCTCGGCGTCGGCAACTTCATCAGATCTGCCACCTTCGCCGTCGGCGGCTACGACTGGTGCATCCGCTACTACCCCGACGGAGACGCAAACAAGGACTACATTTCGATTTGCGTCGAGCTCCAGAGCAAGGAATCCGTG CAATCGTCCTTTCCAGCGTTCGACTCCCGCCACTCATGTGTGAAGAACTCCCATGTCAAGGGGCAATCCATTTTCATGCAGAGGGACCTCCTGGAGGCATCCCCGTACCTGAAAGATGACTGCATCGTCATCGAGAGCGATGTCACTGTTCTCCTCAAGAAAATACCGGCCGTGGCGACTGCCACCACCAAGACGCCTGAGATCGAGGTGCCGCCGTCTGACCTGTCAAATAATCTCGCAAAGCTGCTTGAGGGGAAGAAAGGGGCAGACTTGATGATCAATGTCAGTGGGGAGACCTTCCACGCACACAAGATCGTGCTCGCGATGCGGTCTCCGGTCTTCGAAGCAGAGCTCTACGGGCCAATGGCAATGTGCGGCACCGAGAAGCAGTGCATTGAGATTGTGGACATGCAGCCCGCCGTCTTCGGAGCATTTCTTCACTTCATATACACAGATTCATTGCCTGCCATGGATGACCTCCTTGACAGACATGACAAGAGGGAGGTGATCAGGCATCTGCTTGTGGCTGCAGACAGGTATGCCATGGACAGGCTCAAGCTGATGTGTGAGGCCATCCTCTGCAAGGGTCTAGATGCTGAGAGTGTGGTGGCCACGTTAGCTCTAGCTGATCAGCATCGTTGCAGCAAGCTGAGAGACGCTTGCATTGAGTACATCAAGCTCTTTTGTTAG